DNA sequence from the Saccopteryx leptura isolate mSacLep1 chromosome 4, mSacLep1_pri_phased_curated, whole genome shotgun sequence genome:
TAGTAATGAGGAAAATTGGGGAATTGTGCAGTTGTCTAAGTTCTGTCACATAATTTCATTTGGTTCTAGGAAATATCATAATGTAGGAGGTTGACatactattattattctattttgtaGATAGAAAAGACCAGTGTTCGGAGTGTTAGAATGAGTTACTCAAGGGGTGTAAGTATTAAACTTGGAATGTGAACCTAGGTAGGGTTTTTTTAATCTCCaagtagtgttcttttttttccctaacattttttttaaacactgagcCACTCTCAGACCTTTCTATATCAAGTGGGGTCCTCCTATTAAAGGGTTACTCAGAGGGTGAGTGGACACTTCagacatatatattatttaaatcttttatctgcTAAAAACTGACATTGTGACTTTCTTGGAATAATTTGGGAGATAGGCAGGCGGGTGCAGGCAGTGGACTAAAGGATGCTTGGTTTTGCTGTTTGTGAATAGCTGCTGTCTAGTAGTAAAGGAGAAGCTGAGGTCACGTGTGTCCGCTAGGGAGAGTTCCTTAGGGAACCGGAGGCAGAGTTAGGTAGTGCGAAGCGAGAAACTTGCCCACACTCCTGGTTTGCAGCTCTTTACTATGGGTGACTCAGCTCTTGGTCTTAGTTATCAAGATGGGGAACTGTTCTAGGAGGAGAGAGCTTTGAGTTTACTTTTAGAATGGGTCCTTTCTTGGCTACAGTCTGATCTCAGGTGATAGGGCTTGAGACTTTCAGAGAATGTAAGTGGAAGtgttcactgaataaaaaggGTTTCATTTTTGATTGTTACCACTTCCCCCCCTACAGTGGGCGACCTTGAGAATGGAGAGAGGAGCCAAAGAGAAGAACCACCAACTCTACAAGCCCTATACCAATGGTAAGACTGGGGCGTGATCCCTTATCCTAAAAGGTCCCTTTGAACTGTGTTTTTGAGTGCTTTGAGTCTACACAGATTCTTCACTATATAAAGGTGGGCTGTGTACTCCGGGTATTTTTAACATGATTTCTCCCAGTGTGCTGCTTGACAGGGTGTTCTCTTTTGCAGGCATTATTGCAAAGGATCCCACTTCGCTAGAAGAAGAGATTAAAGAAATTCGTCGAAGTGGGAGCAGTAAGGCTCTGGATAATACTCCAGAGTTTGAGCTCTCTGACATTTTCTACTTTTGCCGGAAAGGAATGGAGACCATTATGGATGATGAGGTGACAAAGAGATTCTCAGCAGAGGAGTTGGAGTCCTGGAACCTGCTGAGCAGAACCAATTACAACTTTCAGTACATCAGCCTCCGGCTCACTGTCCTGTGGGGCTTAGGAGTGCTGATTCGGTACTGCTTCCTCCTGCCTCTCAGGTGAGGGCGGGGCCCATGGGAGGACAGAGGGCTTGAGCTGCTGCCGCCTGCACCCCACGCATGATCTGCCTCCCTGTGTCTCCCTGCTTTGTTGTCCCGTTTTGTAAAGAAGGGTAGTATCATTCTTTCATTGGCCAGTCCCTTTAACCCTTGGAAGGGTCCACTGGTGAATATTCTTTAAAGACTCTGGGTTGTCTGCATATCAGACAGAAATAGTCAGGTTTCTAAAGACAAATTGCTCGTCTGGATGGACTAAACAGAGGGCCAGGGAACGTGATGTACTTTCCTGGCCACACCTCTTGGGCAGGGCTGATTCTTTCCTGCTGTCTAGTACAGAAGCATGTTGACCCCCCAGTCCTTCCGAGTGTGCCTTGCCAGATGATGGCACCTTCAGGCTCTACTTCCTGTTGCTTCACAGGGAAGCTGTGCTTCTGCCAGAGTTTCAAGCCAAAGGGAAGGGTCAGAGAACAGCACAGCAGGTGCCTGAGGGCAGAACAGCCGACCAGCGTTGGGATTTTCCATCATTCTGGCTGCCTGAGGCCTGACCCATAGTCACTGTCAGCGTAGAATCAGAATGGTCTCTGGTTCTGACAGGCCTGCTTGCATTTCCAGAGGGAGCTCTAGGTCCGAGGTGATTAGATCTTGGGGGTGGTTTCAAGATGCCCACTTTCATTTTCACACATTCAGTTCTATACATGGTGCAAGGATTTGTTTGCGGTGTTTTAATTTGTCTTCTTATTACAGGATAGCTCTCGCTTTCACAGGGATAAGCCTTCTGGTGGTGGGCACAACCGTGGTGGGACACTTGCCAGCTGGGAGGTGAGTCGAGTGGGAGGGTCCATGTCTGAAGGGTGCTTAGTCCTGGAATGGTGGCTCTGGTGAAGGCCAAGCGACTTCTCTGAGGACAGCCAAACCACAGAGTCTTAGGCAGATAAAGTAACCCAATGATAACAGTAGCATCAGTATAAAGTCTTATTTTAACTATCTTGATCTGTGGCTGTTCTTTTTGCCTTCCAACCCTCACAGTTGTGGagaaaacccacaaaactgtAACACCCAGTGCTAGCAGAATTTACAGCATATTGTGTAGTTGTGAGCAGTCCACTGTGTTGATAAATTGGTAAGAGGATAAGAAATGTAGGTAgggcttctttgttttgtttttttaaaggagaaatgtACTCCTCTGGGAAATCTGGAGCAGGCAGACCTCGCTTCTGCCCAGGCTGGTTGGGAGGCTGGACGCTGGCCTGTGCCTTGCCTGCAGGTGTAGACTGGGAAGGTAGGGAATCTAGTAGGCTTCCCGGTACAGGAAATTCTAGGGCTATGGATTTTAAACCTATTTTTAGGAGAATTTAAGCAGTTCTTACTGCTTTGTTTCCTCGTACATGGGCATAAAGATGCTAATAAATTACAGTGTTTTACCATATAcactaatatttataaaaatactttgcaGCCGTAAAGGACCACAGTCAGTGATAGTTAAATTGGCAGTCCCGGTCTTCCTGTATGTAAAACAAAAGTCTGTCCTGTTGTTGCAGGGTTAAGGAGTTCCTGAGCAAACACGTCCACCTAATGTGCTACCGGGTCTGTGTGCGGGCACTGACGGCCATCATCACTTACCACGACAGGTGAGGCGGCCTGCAGGGTGCAGGGCAGCGGTGCTGGCGAGCGTGACCAGCGCCGCCAGCCGGCCGGGCTCCGAGCGCTCTTAGAGCTGGTGAAGCTGAGGTGAGGGGTGGGTTCCAGCTGAATTGATTCACACGCAGTTTTGTTGCTTTGCTACATTCTCAACAGGAAAAACAGGCCTAGAAATGGTGGCATCTGTGTGGCCAATCACACCTCTCCTATTGACGTCATCATTTTGGCCAGTGATGGCTATTATGCTATGGTAAGACTTCTTTCCGTTGTTTCTTGGGGCCAGGGACAGTCAGGGCTGGGGGGCTTTTGGACCCTTCACCGTCTCTTTTTTAAgggtataaacatttttatgtacaCGTCCCAACCTAGATTTTTACCTTTGTTTCTGTTGCTTTTGAGAACTCGGAGCAGAGTGACTGAAAGTGTGGCTGGAGGTTAGCCTCTGGGTGTGTAGACAGCGTGGGAGGGCtgcagaggggcagggaggactTGAACTGGGCTCCGGGCGAGGGGAGACTGCTGGGGGCGCATTTGTACACAGGTATTGTTCAGCTTCATTTAGTTTTAGGGTTTTCAGCTATGTTTTTAACTACACATCTCTAGATCACTGATTAAATAGAGAAAGTTAAGATTTGGGGAGTCTCATGTTTTCTAAATAGTGAGAAACCTATGGTTATCAATAAAATGTTAGTTTGTGAGAGGTTGGGGTGCTTTTCTTGTGGGATCTGGAGCTTTCTGCACAGAGTGGGGAATTTGTGTGAGGATGGCTTCATTACCAGTTGTTCCTTTGTCTGAGATTAGGTGGGCCAAGTGCACGGGGGACTCATGGGTGTGATTCAGAGAGCCATGGTGAAGGCCTGCCCTCATGTCTGGTTTGAGCGGTCTGAAGTGAAAGATCGCCACCTGGTGGCTAAAAGGTAAATCAGTAAAATGCTATTCTGTATGACTAGTTGCAGAGAAAGTATGCATTTTAGGGGTAGTTATTATATTTATCCAGAGTGGAATTAGTGCCTTCTGCACTAAGCCTATACTACTATCTTAATGAAAATGCTTTTTTGACATGGAATATAAAATGTATAGAAACCCTAATGTTATTTACCAAGTTAgtaatgtttttaaatctttcttgtacccattgtaacaaaaaaatatatgtacttttaaTGGTATTTGAAATCACAAAATGAATTCATtgtcacaaacaaaaacaaacaaggtgATAGAACAAAGCTACTCTTTTTTTAGGCTTGAAAAAAGGATAAATCTGGTGCAAGTATGGCAAGAGCTTTGCAGTACATTGAGAGAAATCCAGACCCAGCTGAGACCGTTTCCCATACGGATCAGGTCCCTGAGCTGCATCTCTCAGGGACAGAGGGTAAATCCAGGAGGACTGCAGGGCCAACCAGCAAGGCTGGTAGGAGGTTCAGGAGTGAAGGTTTGCTGTAGGGGCCTTCTCTAAGGCCCTGAAGCAGGGGTGTCCTGCAGACAGCCCCAAGTCCGAGCAGTGTCCTCTGCACACAGACTGTAATACTTAATTGAATAATTGTATGAATTGAACAGTAGTCATCTGATTTTCCCCATCCTTATAGGTTTTGTCTTTATGAGATTTAGATATGGGGTTTATGAAGTACAGGGTcatgtttgttcacttgtttctATACAGCATCTAGTATCATATCTATGGAGGTTATTTacaaatgtatttttctcttttaaagactGACTGAACATGTGCAGGATAAAAGCAAGCTACCTATCCTCATCTTCCCAGAGGGTAAGAAGGCATCGGTCACCACAGAGAGCTTCTGTTGGGGGAGGCCATCCAGGGTGGGGACTCTGGTGTTGCCTCAGAACCAAGGTCCTCAACCTTTGTTGGGGTTACTTGTTTTCACTGAATAATGCTAGGTCTCTTTAGATTGGTTGTGGGCCTAACGACTCACAGAAATGTAGAATTTGGACAAAGTGTCATAGTGTAAACTTTGCCAGGGCAGGAACCCCTTCTGTAGTACAGTTGACAGGGTCTTAGCTTATGGAGTTCTCACAGGGACCTGCCTGTCTAGGCTGGTGTGTGGTAATCAAGAAGTGTGGTCCTGTAGTAAGAGAATTGGAAGCAGATGAGTGTTTTGCTCATCTCTCTTAAGTGTTCATTCATAAGGTAGGGAGATGATAGAGTTATCCTGTTTGAAGAAtcattgtaattattattatatttagtcCTTAAACTCCTAATCTCTGGCGTAAAGAACCAAaagaaatagcattttattttctcctgcatTTTAGGAACCTGCATCAATAATACATCGGTGATGATGTTCAAAAAGGGAAGTTTTGAAATTGGAGCCACGGTTTACCCTGTTGCTATCAAGGTACAAGACCTCTGAGGGTACCCGTAGTCATTATTGCTGCTGCCACGGACGAATGCAGCAAAGAAGGTGGAGGAAGGAGCCGGTGTCACCATCAGCGGGTTGATCCTCTGCAGTAGATCAGCCTGGGACTGTGCTGGTGTGGGTCCAGTGCTTAGGAGGATGCGGCACTTTTCATAACCTGTTTGAAGAGACAGGAATTACTTAAATTTGAAATGGCCGGATTTCAGCCTCACCGCCCCGCCCCCATGAGGTTTCCGAAACGGGGATGCTTTATAAGCTTCGTACCCCCCTCTCACTTATTCCCTCCTCTTTTCATTAACCCTGCTGATGGAAGGCACTCcccctgcgggggtggggggtctaCCCAGCTGGATCTGTGTACTTGGTGAAGGGCAGATGGGTGGGCGCAGGCCTGTCTTGGTGCTGAAGGATGAAGCAGCTCTGCTGAGTTGGGTCATAGTCTCATCTGTAAACCAACAACAGCTTGTAAAACAGCTTTTAAAAGTAAAGTGGGTCTTAAGAGCTTGTCTAATCTGTGCTCCACCTTTAGGAATTTGTACCTCTAACTTCACACTCACCTAGAGAGGTGGTAGATTTAC
Encoded proteins:
- the GPAT4 gene encoding glycerol-3-phosphate acyltransferase 4 codes for the protein MFLLLPFDSLIVNLLGISLTVLFTLLLVFIIVPAIFGVSFGIRKLYMKTLLKIFAWATLRMERGAKEKNHQLYKPYTNGIIAKDPTSLEEEIKEIRRSGSSKALDNTPEFELSDIFYFCRKGMETIMDDEVTKRFSAEELESWNLLSRTNYNFQYISLRLTVLWGLGVLIRYCFLLPLRIALAFTGISLLVVGTTVVGHLPAGRVKEFLSKHVHLMCYRVCVRALTAIITYHDRKNRPRNGGICVANHTSPIDVIILASDGYYAMVGQVHGGLMGVIQRAMVKACPHVWFERSEVKDRHLVAKRLTEHVQDKSKLPILIFPEGTCINNTSVMMFKKGSFEIGATVYPVAIKYDPQFGDAFWNSSKYGMVTYLLRMMTSWAIVCSVWYLPPMTREADEDAVQFANRVKSAIARQGGLVDLLWDGGLKREKVKDTFKEEQQKLYSKMIVGNHEDRSRS